GCCGCATAAGTATCAGATGTTAAACCATTTTGAGTCAATAATTGTTGATAGCGCGCGTTATCAAATTTACCGTTAGATTGTAAGTTAGGATCGCTTACAATCGCACGTTTGATCATCTCATCACTTACACCTAATTTTAATTCTTTCGCATATTGACGGATTAATTCTTGATCCACCAAACGTTGAATTAAATTTTGACGAAGTGCAGTCACAAATTCCACAGAGTCAGTTTTCGCTAAGAAGCTCTCGCCTTCTTGTTGAGCTCGCGCTTCAAACTCTTGGTTATAACGATTTAAGAAATCTTGTTGAGAGATAGTCTCGCCATTTACTTTTGCCGCAAAACTATCATTGCTGCTATACAGATAACCTGACATCCCACCAATCAAAAATGAAACTGGAATTAAAGCAAAGATCGCTTTTCCGATAAAGCTATGGGCGATGCCATGCATTTTTTCAATTAACATTCAATTATTACCCTTTTAAAAAAGACAAAGTTCGTAAGATTATAATCTAAAAGGCGAAAATTCGCACTTAAAAAACACCATGTTCGTGTAGGATTTTCACAGCCATGACTAATAACACTAAACCGCCAAAAATCTCTGCTTTGCTTTTGAATTTTTTCCCTAAAAATGACCGCTCTTTACACCAATAAAAGAAATGGCAAAGGTTATTAAACCAATGATGAAGACAGCCAACAAAATGTCCACAGAAAGAAAAGCAAAAGAGACACCAACAGCTAACGCATCAATACTCGTTGCCACACCAAGTGTTAGTAAGTGTTTTAAACTAATCAATGAGGGCGCAGGTTCATCATCTGAGCTCAGCCCTTCTCGAATCATATTCACACCGATAATCGCAAGTAAAGCAAAGGCAATCCAATGATCCCAATTTTGAATCATCTGACTAAATTGTAGTCCGACAACATAGCCGATTGCCGGCATAATGCCTTGAAATAGCCCAAAACAGCATGCAATGGCCAGTGCTTGTTTCCATCGAAAAGCGCGCATTGCCAAACCTTTGGAAATGGATACTGCAAACGCATCCATCGAAAGACCAAGCGCAATGACCCACAACATATGAAAAGTCATAACCTAAAACCTATTTTCCGATACAAAAAGAGCTGAAAATATTACCGAGTAAATCATCCGAGGTAAATTGCCCCGTAATTTCACTGAGATTAGCTTGTACTAAACGAAGTTCCTCTGCTAACAATTCACCCGCATGAAACTCTGTTAATTGAACTAACCCAATTTGTAAATGTTCGGCCGCTTTTTCTAAAGCATCAAGATGACGACGACGTGCTAAGAAGCCACCTTCCATGCCGGTTTGGAAACCCATCGCCTGTTTTAAATGCTCACGTAATAAATCTACGCCTTGATGCGTTTGAGCCGATAAACAAATGGTCGTTGTTCCATTTTCTTCTTTTATCCCAACTGCCTCACCGCTTAAATCGACTTTATTACGAACAATGGTCACTGGCATATTATTTGGCAATTTCGATAAAAATTCTGACCGCACTTTTTCAATATTTTGGCTATCAGGATCACTGCTGTCTAACATTAAGATAATACGATCGGCTTGCTCAATTTCAGTCCACGCACGCGAGATGCCGATACGTTCAACTTCATCTGTCGCTTCGCGAAGCCCTGCAGTATCAATAATATGTAAAGGCATGCCATCAATATGAATATGCTCACGTAACACATCGCGAGTGGTTCCTGCAATATCTGTCACAATGGCCGCTTCTCTGCCTGCTAAAGCATTCAGTAAGCTTGATTTACCCGCATTTGGACGACCGGCAATCACTACTTTCATCCCTTCACGTAAAATCGAGCCTTGTTTCGCTTCGCTACGGACTAAATCAAGTTGATCAATAATTTCTCGTAATTTTGCTTCGATTTTACCGTCTGCCAAAAAGTCAATTTCTTCATCGGGAAAATCAATCGACGCTTCCACATAAGTACGAAGATAAATCACGGAATCCACCAACTGATTTACTTTATTGGAAAATTCACCTTGTAATGATTTTAATGCCGAAC
The sequence above is a segment of the Haemophilus parainfluenzae genome. Coding sequences within it:
- the mnmE gene encoding tRNA uridine-5-carboxymethylaminomethyl(34) synthesis GTPase MnmE, encoding MKETIVAQATAPGRGGIGILRVSGPKAVEVAQAVLGKCPKPRMADYLPFKDADGTVLDQGIALYFKSPNSFTGEDVLELQGHGGQVVLDLLLKRILQLDGVRLARPGEFSEQAFLNDKLDLAQAEAIADLIDATSEQAARSALKSLQGEFSNKVNQLVDSVIYLRTYVEASIDFPDEEIDFLADGKIEAKLREIIDQLDLVRSEAKQGSILREGMKVVIAGRPNAGKSSLLNALAGREAAIVTDIAGTTRDVLREHIHIDGMPLHIIDTAGLREATDEVERIGISRAWTEIEQADRIILMLDSSDPDSQNIEKVRSEFLSKLPNNMPVTIVRNKVDLSGEAVGIKEENGTTTICLSAQTHQGVDLLREHLKQAMGFQTGMEGGFLARRRHLDALEKAAEHLQIGLVQLTEFHAGELLAEELRLVQANLSEITGQFTSDDLLGNIFSSFCIGK